The DNA sequence TATGTAGTTATTTTAATAAATTAAGTTTTATATGATAAAATTTAAAAAATTATAATAACTTAGGATATTTAATGCAGGTTGATGATAAATTATTAAGCAGATTAGAAAAATTATCTTATTTAAAAGTTGCAGATGAAAAACGTGCAGAGATTGTTGAACAATTATCTGAAATCGTAAATTTTGTTGACAACTTAGGAGAACTTGACACAGCAGGTGTAGACTCAGCATTTGCAATGAATGAAAATTCAACACCGCTAAGAGAAGATGTACCATCATGTGAAACAGCAATTAATGATGATATTTTACGTCATGCTCCTAATGCATCAGAACACTTCTTCATAGTACCAAAAATTATCGAGTAATCTATGATTAAAGTCTATGGTATTAAAAACTGTGATAGTGTCAAAAAAGCTTTATCATTTTTCAAAAAACATGATTTAGCCTATGAACTTTTTGACTTTAAAGTGGAATCTTTACCATGTGAGAAAATAGACCGTTGGATAGAACATGTCTCAATTAAAGATCTATTTAACTCAAGAAGTACGACTTATAGAAACTTAAAGTTAAAAGAGTTAAACTTAGATGAAAATGGTCAAAAAGAGTGGTTGTGTAAAGAAAACCTACTTATAAAAAGACCAGTCATTGAATTTAATGATCAAGTTTTGGTCGGTTTTAATGAGGAAAATTATCAAAGGAGTTTTCTATGAGTGAAGAAAGTACATCAAAAGGTCAAAAGCTAGATATTAAAAAGCTTTTAAAAAGTGTTATGGCCTTTAAGTCATCTGACTTACACCTTGTTGTAGGAAGTGAACCGCAAATCAGGATTGACAAAGAGCTAAGAGCGCTTAACCTTCCTGTACTATCACATGAAGATGTTGAAGAGATGGCATATTCTCTTATAGAAGACAAACAAAAGAAAGACTTTGAAGAACATAATGAACTCGACTTCTCTTTTGAATTAAAAGACATCGGTCGTTTTCGTGCCAATTACTATCGTACAATTTATGGTATTGGTTGTGCCTTTCGTATGATTCCTATCGAAATTCCTTCACTTGAAGAGTATGGAAATCCTCCTATTTTTAAAGAGCTTGTAAAAAAAGAAAAAGGTCTTATTCTTGTCACTGGTCCTACAGGTTCGGGTAAATCAACAACACTTGCATCAATGCTTCACGAAATCAACTTGACTGAACGCCGTCACATCATTACGATCGAAGATCCTGTTGAGTTCGTGCATACAAACATCAAATCTCTTTTCTCACAAAGGGATGTTGGAAGTAATACTAAATCATTTGCTACTGCACTAAAATATGCACTTCGTCAAGACCCTGACGTTATCCTTATCGGGGAGATGAGGGATGCTGAAACTATCGGTGCGGCATTAACGGCTGCAGAAACAGGTCACTTGGTTTTCGGAACACTCCATACCAATTCTGCTCCAAGTACAATCAACCGTATTATCGATGTATTTGCCGGAGAAGAACAAGCACAAGTAAGAGCACAGCTTGCTTCATCACTTGTTGCCGTTATCTCACAAACACTAATCCCTAGAGTCGGTGGCGGTAAAGTAGCTACACAAGAGGTTATGATATCAAACCCTGCGATCTCTAACCTAATCCGTGAAGACAAAGTACACCAAATTTATTCACAAATGCAATTGAACCAAGGTGAAACAGCTATGACTACACAAACTCAACAGCTTCTTCACCTTTTACAGAAAAAAACTATTTCAAAAGAGAATGCTCTGAAAAACTCTAACAGACCGGAAGAGTTAATGAAAGTTATCGCAA is a window from the Sulfurimonas sp. C5 genome containing:
- a CDS encoding Spx/MgsR family RNA polymerase-binding regulatory protein; the encoded protein is MIKVYGIKNCDSVKKALSFFKKHDLAYELFDFKVESLPCEKIDRWIEHVSIKDLFNSRSTTYRNLKLKELNLDENGQKEWLCKENLLIKRPVIEFNDQVLVGFNEENYQRSFL
- the gatC gene encoding Asp-tRNA(Asn)/Glu-tRNA(Gln) amidotransferase subunit GatC, which translates into the protein MQVDDKLLSRLEKLSYLKVADEKRAEIVEQLSEIVNFVDNLGELDTAGVDSAFAMNENSTPLREDVPSCETAINDDILRHAPNASEHFFIVPKIIE
- a CDS encoding type IV pilus twitching motility protein PilT, yielding MSEESTSKGQKLDIKKLLKSVMAFKSSDLHLVVGSEPQIRIDKELRALNLPVLSHEDVEEMAYSLIEDKQKKDFEEHNELDFSFELKDIGRFRANYYRTIYGIGCAFRMIPIEIPSLEEYGNPPIFKELVKKEKGLILVTGPTGSGKSTTLASMLHEINLTERRHIITIEDPVEFVHTNIKSLFSQRDVGSNTKSFATALKYALRQDPDVILIGEMRDAETIGAALTAAETGHLVFGTLHTNSAPSTINRIIDVFAGEEQAQVRAQLASSLVAVISQTLIPRVGGGKVATQEVMISNPAISNLIREDKVHQIYSQMQLNQGETAMTTQTQQLLHLLQKKTISKENALKNSNRPEELMKVIANL